In Crassostrea angulata isolate pt1a10 chromosome 4, ASM2561291v2, whole genome shotgun sequence, one genomic interval encodes:
- the LOC128181478 gene encoding drebrin-like protein B isoform X4, with product MAIDIRKNKDALLKAYNDVVDDNSSTDWMVMGYEGQTPVLKLVGSGEGGIEEMAEDLNSSKIQYAYCRVLDSNTNLPKYVLINWQGEAAPESMKFKCTSHLRDVAAFVRGVHVTVNARTEDDVDPDDIAQKVAKASGANYSIHQEKPKAPPPKPTKNAKKEDSPGPVGSVYQRTIAAKDINNRERDKFWAQTETKEAQEREKFMNEKLKAAREQKVRERRASEIEREEQKKRWNEESSEQEQQEAFKEEEERGRRSEAIRKERAAEAVRLASSSTANARALFKRRESEADDQPVSRAPPPPKKIQHGFLNQQQQEEPVERKEPIQIPRGNPPKPERSFAEPEPSGPVFSTPPRPPSPPRREPSPPPREPSPPPREPSPPPREPSPPRQLPRVPPSEPEPQLPRARNLLSEGLPPRQDSDEENNNDEEWGEETYANYDNAETYIPAVQSHHPPEEEQHTQEMQNGHEEYDQQQTQDLSGYGILPEHGLCARAVYDYQASDESEISFDPDQIITNIEQIDEGWWTGMGPDGNHGMFPANYVELING from the exons ATGGCGATAGATATCCGAAAGAATAAAGACGCCCTTTTAAAGGCATACAACGATGTTGTGGACGATAATTCATCAACGGATTG GATGGTCATGGGATATGAAGGTCAGACTCCAGTTCTTAAGCTGGTTGGAAGTGGCg AGGGTGGAATTGAGGAGATGGCAGAGGACCTGAACAGTTCCAAGATTCAATATGCATACTGCCGAGTACTGGACTCCAACACTAATCTTCCAAAATATGTGCTGATAAATTGG CAAGGAGAGGCGGCCCCAGAATCCATGAAGTTTAAATGTACAAGTCATCTCCGTGATGTGGCTGCATTTGTGAGA GGTGTGCATGTGACAGTAAATGCTCGCACAGAGGATGATGTAGACCCTGATGACATCGCACAGAAAGTGGCAAAAGCTTCAGGGGCAAACTACAGCATACACCAGGAGAAACCCAAAGCTCCACCCCCCAAACCAACAAAGAATGCCAAAAAGGAGGATTCACCTGGGCCTGTG GGCTCGGTTTATCAGAGAACAATTGCAGCCAAGGACATCAACAATAGAGAGCGAGACAAATTCTGGGCCCAAACTGAG ACTAAAGAAGCTCAGGAGAGAGAAAAATTTATGAATGAAAAGTTGAAAGCAGCTCGAGAACAGAAAGTCCGAGAGAGGAGAGCGAGTGAAATAGAAAGAGAAGAACAGAAGAAAAGATGG AATGAAGAAAGCAGT GAACAAGAACAACAGGAGGCGTTTAAGGAGGAGGAAGAAAGAGGTCGCCGCAGTGAAGCGATCAGGAAGGAGAGAGCAGCG GAAGCTGTCCGTCTGGCCAGCAGTTCTACAGCCAATGCCAGGGCTCTGTTCAAGAGACGAGAATCGGAGGCTGATGATCAACCGGTGTCTAGAGCTCCTCCTCCCCCTAA AAAAATCCAGCATGGCTTCCTTAATCAGCAACAACAGGAGGAGCCAGTAGAAAGAAAGGAACCAATCCAAATCCCCCGCGGAAATCCACCCAAACCAGAACGCAGTTTTGCAGAACCGGAGCCCTCGGGACCAGTCTTCTCAACCCCTCCAAGACCACCTTCCCCTCCACGGAGAGAGCCATCCCCTCCCCCTAGGGAACCATCTCCACCCCCTAGAGAACCATCCCCTCCCCCTAGAGAGCCTTCCCCTCCTCGACAGTTGCCTAGGGTTCCGCCCAGTGAACCGGAACCTCAACTTCCACGGGCCAGGAATCTGTTATCTGAGGGACTTCCCCCTCGCCAGGATTCAGACGAAGAGAATAACAATGATGAAGAATGGGGAGAAG AAACCTATGCAAATT ATGATAACGCTGAAACATATATCCCGGCAGTCCAGTCCCATCACCCCCCAGAGGAGGAACAGCACACCCAGGAGATGCAGAACGGCCACGAAGAGTACGACCAGCAACAGACCCAGGACTTGAGTGGCTACGGAATCCTCCCTGAGCATGGACTGTGTGCCAGAGCCGTCTACGATTATCAAGCTT ctGATGAATCAGAAATTTCCTTTGATCCGGATCAAATCATTACAAACATTGAGCAAATCGACGAGGGATGGTGGACAGGGATGGGACCAGATGGAAATCACGGAATGTTTCCCGCTAATTATGTGGAATTAATTAATGGCTGA